GGACGGGTACGTCGAGCTGGCGAACCGCAGCGAGGGCCCGGTGGACCTGATCGCCGACGTGACGGGCTACTTCAGCCGCTCCGCCGCGGCCGGATACACGTCCGTCAAGCCGTCCCGGCTGGTCGACACCCGGGAGGGACTGGGCACGGCCAAGGGCCAGGCCGCCGCTCAGAGCACCTTCGGCGTGCAGATCGCCGGTCAGGGCGGGCTGCCGGCCACGGGCGTCACGGCCGTGGCCCTCAACGTCACGGTGACCGACCCGAAGAGCTCCGGCCATCTGACGGTGTTCCCGGGCGGTCAGCAGGCGCCGTCGACGTCGAGCGTGAACTTCGCCGCCGGGCAGACGGTCGCCAATGCGGTGATCGTGCCGGTCGGACCGGACGGCAGGATCAACATCCGCAACGGCGCCTGGAGCCCGACCGACGTGATCGTCGACGTCACCGGCTACTACAGCGCCGACGGCAAGGCCGCCTACCTGCCGGTGGAGCCCAAGCGCCTGCACGACTCGCGGACCTTCGCCTTCCCGCTCGCCGGCCAGGACTACCACCACGAGACCCTGTGGACGTCCGGTATGGCGCTCGAGGCCCTCGTCGTGAACACGACGGTCACCAACCCGCAGGGCAGCGGGCACCTCTCGGTCGCTCCGGACCCGAACACCACGGACGACTACATCTCCGGAAAATACGTCCGGCCGACCCCGCCGGACTCGTCCGTCCTGAACTGGACGAAGGGCGCCACCGTCGCGAACCTGGTCCAGGCGAGCACCGGCGGCACCGACGTCGTCGACTTCTGGAACCGGGGCTGGGAGCCGACCGACCTGATCGTCGACCTGTTCGGCATGTACGACAAGAACTGACGCCCGCCCCCGCTCTTTACTGCGGCGCCGTGCGCCGCAGTAAAGAGCGGGGGCACACCCGGCGAACCCATGCGGTCACAGCACTAGGCCGGCGGGGCGGGTGCGGCGGGCTGGGGTGTGCGGCCCACCGGCGGGACCGGCGGGCCGGGCGGCAGGAGTTCGGCGGTCACGAACGCCACGACGGCAGCGAGGATCGCCACCGGGATCATCTCGGTGCTGCCCAAGACCAGGACCACGAGCACCACGCTGCTGACCGGCAGCCGCAACGCGGTCACGGTGGCGGCGGCCATGCCGGCCGCCAGCCCGGCGCCGATGCCCAGGCCGGGCAGCGGCGAGCAGAGGACGCCTGCCGCGGCGCCGAGGAACAGCGACGGGAAGATGGGGCCGCCGCGCAGGCTGCCCAGGCACAGGGAGAAGGCGGCGCCCTTGCACAGGAGAACGGCGATCAGCGCGCCCACGCCCCAGGCGTGCGGATCTCCGGCCAGCTGGCCCAGGGTGGTCTGGCCCGAGGAGGCCACGTCCGCAGGAGAGCGGCCGGTGCCCAGGGCATAGGCGGCGGCGCAGACGCCGGCGCCGAGCGCGCAGAGCACGGTGACGGTCAGGGGCCGTCCGGCGACGCGGACGGACGTCAGCCGGCCGCCGTACTGGATCAGGTACACGCCGCAGGCGATGACCACGGCGATGAGGATCGACCAGAGCACGTCACCGGCGTCCAGACGGGGGAACTGCGTGCCCGACTTCAGCTTCAGATCACCGGTCCCCAGACCGGTCCAGCGGCCGAATCCGGTGAACACGAGCGAGCCGATGCCGCTCGACAGCAGCGCGGGCAGCATGACGGCGAACAGCTGGGGCCCGCCCACGCCCACGACCTCCATGAGCAGCACCGCGCCGATCAGCGGGTTGCCGAAGATCGTGGCGATCGCCGCGGCGGATCCGGCCGCGCCCAGCAGCGCGGTGCTCATCGGTGTCTCCGGCGTTCCGGTGAGATGCCGCAGCGCGATCGCCAGTCCGCCGCCCAGCGCGATGAGCGGGGCCTCGGGGCCGAGCGTGGCGCCGAGCGGCAGGCTGAACACGGCCGCGAGGATCACTCCGGGCAGGGCTGCGGCTCCGGAACCGCCCGGGTGCAGGCCGGACGCGGGGATGTGCCCGCCCGCCCCGGGGAGACGGGTGACGATCTGCCCGACGCAGAGACCCGATACGAGCAGGAGCGGCAGGGGCCACCACCACGGCGGAGCGTCGTGGCCGAGGGCATGCGGGAGGTCCACCCAGACCAGGCTCTCCAGTTTCCGGAGCCCGGCGAGGAACCAGAATGCGGCCAGCGAGACCGGGATGCCGATGAGACCGCAGAACACCAGGGTCTTGCGGTATCCGGGAGTCCGGAGCAGCTCGCCGAGCTTCTGGGCCTCCGCGGGCCGCGGCGGCGGCTGCGGACCCGGACTCGGCTGCGTCGGCAGCGTCATGGGGCCGTTCCTTCCCGTCCCCCGTCCCTCACCGGTGCGTCCGGTACAGCGTGATCCGTCAGCCGAGGAGCCGACGCTTCTGCTCGGCGAATTCCTCCTCGGTCAGTACTCCCTGCTCCTTGAGGGTGCTGAGCTGCTTGAGCTGGTCGATCTTGGTGCTCATGTCGTCGGCAGCAGGGGCTGCAGCAGGGGCCGGAGCCGGGGGCGGGGGAGGCGGCGGCGCGGCCTCGGCCTGCGGCGCCTCCTGCTGGGACCACCGGCCGGCCTGCCGCCGGGACACCCGGTTGGACACGGCGGTGGCGGTGCCGGCGACGACGGCCGTACGGGCGACTCCGCGAAGAAGTCCGGGCATGATGCTCATCTCCAGGGGTGCGGTGAAGCAGGGCTGCGGCCGTCCTCACTCGTCGCCAGGCGGTACCTCCATCGCCTCCAGCGACGCGAGCAGCGCCTGCACGGGAATCCGGCCAGCGGCCACGAGCTGTGCACCTCCGCGCCGCAGTTCGCGCGCGAACGGCGCCGCCCATGTGTTCTCGTACACGATGATCCCCGCCGAGTTCCCGGGTTCCAGCGCGATGCCTGCGTCGTTGATGTCGCTCTGGTCCAGCAGGCCGGACGAGGCGCCTTCGAAGATCGAAAGGTCGACCTCGCTGCCGAGGTCGTTCAGCTCCACCGCCGTCACCGAGCCGTCCAGGTCCTTGCGGACGAAGATCAGGTCGAAGATGCGGATGATGCCGCGATCGACGAGATCGACGAGCATGGGGAGTCCCTTGCCCGTCATCCGGTTGCCCGGGAACTCGATCACGACGTAGTCCACGGGACCCATGTCGTCGATGTCGCCGATGTCGCCGAGCCCGCCTGATTCCTCGACCTCGCTGCTCATGGCTGCTCCTGTCGCGCTGGGGGAGGGAAGACGTCGCGTCGGCCGCTGATCCGCGGGCGGTGGGCTCCGGCACGCGGTGGGCAGGAGGGACGTCGCCTAAGCCCATTCCAGCACCGCGCACGCACCTCCGCACATCCGGAAGGTCACCCGTTGAACGAGCCGATCGGTCACCCGGTCAGTTGGTAGATGCTCTTGCCGGTCAGCCACAGGCCGAGCACCAGGCAGATGACGACGATCGCCTGCTGCGTGTGGCCCTCCAGCCAGCCGCGCAGGCGCATCAACCGGTCGTGCGCGACCTCGGGTGCGAACACGATGTACAGCTCGGCGGCCAGCAGGCTGGCGGTCGCGAGGAAACAGAAGCCGAACAGGGCCAGGTAGGTGGACGTGTGCGAAGTGTTCGCTTCGAGCACGGTCGTCGCGCCCGCCGCGACCAAGCCCCACGGCTGGACGAGCACGGCCAGGCCCGCGGCCGCCCAGACAGAGCTCGAGTCCGTGCGGGAGGCTGCGCCTTCGGAGGATCCGCCTTGCACGTCGCGGCCGAGCGGGGTGGTGGAGCCGGTCGGGGCGGTGCCCGCCTTCATGAGGAGGTGGCGATGGAGCCCGTAGAACACCAGCCCGAGTCCGATGACCAGTTTGGCCGCCACCCCCGCGATGCCGGGCGGGGAGCGCGGCGCCGGGGGCTGGCCGTCCGTCACGGTGAGTACGATCGCGATCACCGCGACGAGGCAGGCGAGCCAGGCCAGGATGAAGGCGAGGCCCTTCCACACGCCCCTGGCGGACGACACCACGAGCACGAACGCCATGATGGGCAGCGGATCGACGGTGATGGCCAGCGCGATGAGCAAGAGGTCGAGGACCATGGCGCCCCAATCGTGTGACGAGGCACGACACTACGCACGGGTCCGGGCCCCGACACCTTTTCGCGGCCATTCGGCGGACGGGCGAAGCGCGGTCGGCCGGAGCCGTTCGAGATGCCGCTCCCGGCCGTGTCCTTCAACCTGGACGCACACGAAGGAGACCGCAATGACGACGACTTGTCCACCGGCCCTCGCGTCGGCATCGAGCCGTCCGTCTCCCGCTGCGCCGACTGCCTCCCCGGTGTGCTGATGACCTCCGGCAGGAGCAAGCGCGCCGTCCTGCGCTCCGAGTGGTGGCGAACCCGCTCGCGGCGGACGGCGGCCAAGGCCCGACGGCTCCAGCGCCGGGCCGAGACCCGGTTTCCGGTGATCACCCACATCGCGGAGCGCATGGTGTCGGTGAACATCTTCGACTCCGCGACACGGCTCGCCGCGCAGTGCTTCCTGACCGCCGTCCCCCTGGTCTTCGTCGTCGCGTCGGTCGCCCCGCAGGCCGTGCGGGAGCAGATGGCCGCATCGATCCGTGCGGTGTTCGGGCTCAACGGCGAGTCGAGCGACCAGCTGTCCGCGATCTTCCGCAGCTCCGACGCGGAGCTCCAGAACGCGGTGGGGGTGGTGGGCTCCCTGATGGTGCTGCTGTCCGCGACCGCCGTGAGCCGCGCCATGCAGCGGCTGTGCAAGCGGGCGTGGGAGATTCCACGCACCGGGGCGCGGATCGCGGTCTGGCGCTGGCTCGCGTGGATCGCCGCCTGGATAGGTCTGCTGGTCGTGCAGGAACCGGTGCGCAGCGGGTTCGGCGTCGGGCTCTGGCTGGGTGTCCCCCTCACGTTCGTCTTCCAGACGCTGGTGTGGTGGTGGACCCAGCACCTCCTGCTGGGCCGCCTCGTCGGCTGGATGCCCCTGCTGCCGGGCGCTCTGATCACTGCCGGCGCGATGACCGCCCTGTCGGTCACCGCCGGTTTCTACATGCCGCGCGCCCTCAACCGGGCGCTGAGCGAGTACGGTTCGGCCGGCTCGATCTTCGTCCTGCTGTCGTGGCTGATCGTGCTGTGCGTGGCCATCGCCGGCGGTATCACCATCGGCGCCGTCCTGGCGCAGGAGCCGTACCTCGCCCGGCGGCTGGACAGTCCGCCGCCGAGCCGGCAGCGGGCGGAGCAGGGCTGAGCTCCGGCGATCCGGGGCCGCGTGGCGCCGTACGGCAGCGCCGTGCAAGGGGTGCCATGCTGGGCAGCAGGGGCCCGAGCGGCCTGGAGGTCCACAGCGATGGCAAAGCGTGCAGCAAAGACGGAGGACGGTGTGCGCCGGCTGTCCGCCGCGGAGCGGGCCGAACGCGGCCGCGCTGCCCGGAGCAGGGCGCCCCGCACCGGGCACGGGGAATTCGAGCCGTCCGCGCAGCGGCAGGATCCCGTGGACATCCTCGAAGGGCAGTCGGCCGGCCGGGTGCCGGAGCTGGTGCCGATCCGCTACGGGCGGATGTCGGAGTCGCCGTTCCGCTTCTACCGGGGCGCCGCCGCCGTCATGGCCGCCGACTTGGCCCCTACCCCGGACTCGGGCCTTCGGGTCCAACTGTGCGGAGATGCCCACATGCTGAACTACGGGCTACTCGGCTCACCGGAGCGGAATCTGCTGTTCGACGTCAACGATTTCGACGAGACGCTGCCCGGACCGTGGGAGTGGGACGTCAAGCGGCTGGCCGTGAGCCTGGCCATCGCCGGGCGGGAGAACGGGTTCACCGATATCGAGCGCGCTGAGATCGTCCAGTCCGCAGGCAGGTCCTACCGCGAGCAGATGCGTCGCTACGCCGCCATGCGCCACCTCGACGTCTGGTACGCGAGGGTCGACGCGGAGCAGCTCCAGACGCTGGGGGCGACCGAACTGCGCTCGCGCGGCCGCAAGCAGCTGGCCGAGACACTGGCCAAGGCGCGCGGGCGCGACAGCCTGCAGGCGGCCGGGAAACTCACCGAGGTGGTCGCCGGGGAGCGCCGGTTCAGGTCGACACCGCCCCTGGTCACGCCGCTCACGGAGCTGCTGCCGGACAATGAGCGCAGCACGCTGGAGGAGCAGATCCGCGACATGGTCGAGCAGTACGGCCAGACCCTTCCGTCGGACCGGCAGCACCTGCTGCGGCAGTTCACCGTCGTCGACATGGCGCGCAAGGTGGTGGGCGTCGGCAGTGTGGGCACCCGGTGCTGGATCATTCTGCTCCTGGGCAGGGACGGCGACGACCCGTTGATCCTCCAGGCCAAGGAGGCCGGCGAGTCGGTCCTCGCCCCTTACGTCGGTGCCGGCGAGTACTCCATGCAGGGCGAGCGGGTGGTGGCCGGGCAGCGCCTGATGCAGGCAGCCAGTGACATCTTCCTGGGCTGGCACCGGGCGAAGGGCATCGACGGCCGCGAGCGGGACTTCTACGTACGGCAGTTGCGGGACTGGAAGGGGAGCATCGAGCCGGAGCTGATGGCGCCGCGCGGCATGCGGGCGTTCGGCGACGTGTGCAGCGCCACCCTGGCCCGGGCACACGCCCGGTCCGGGGACCGGATCGCCATCGCCGCCTACCTGGGCAGCGGCGACGTCTTCGACCGGGCGCTGGTGCGGTTCGCGGAAACCTATGCCGACCTGAACGAGCGCGACCACCGGGCCCTGGTGGACGCGGTGGCCTCGGGCCGGGTGGCGGCGGAGTCGGCGTGACCGGCGGCGGGCACCCCGAGCGCCCCGCCTCTCTGCCAGTCGGCTGACCTGCCCGGCGAGGCGACACGTCGCCCTCCGTGACCGTGGGAGGCTCCGGTCATGACAGCCAAGGCACCCACGGCCGGGAAAGCGAAAGACGCGAGACTCATCCTGCTGACACTGGCGGCCGGGCAGTTCCTGATGGCCCTCGACAGCTCGGTCATGAACGTCTCGATCGCGACGGTGGCCGAAGACATCGGCACCACGGTGGCCGGCATGCAGGGCGCGATCACGGCCTACACCCTGGTCATGGCGATGTTCATGATCAGCGGTGGCAAGGTCGGCGCGCTCATCGGCCGCAGACGGGCGTTCACGATCGGCTGTGTCATCTACGGGTGCGGATCCTTCACCACGTCGATCGCCCCGAACCTGGCGATCCTCATGCTCGGCTGGTCGTTCCTGGAAGGCGTGGGGGCGGCACTGATCCTGCCGGCGATCGTGGCGCTGGTTGCCTCGAACTTCGCTGTGGAGCGGCGGCCGGCCGCCTACGGCCTGGTCGCGGCGGCGGCGGCGATCGCCATCGGGCTCGGGCCGCTCATCGGCGGTGTGGCGACCACGTTCTTCTCCTGGCGCTGGGTGTTCGCCGGGGAGGTCGTGGTCGTGCTGGTCATCCTGGTGCTCGCCCGCCGGGCAGCCGACGCGCCGCCCGAGCACAAACCGCGCATCGACCTTGTGGGCGCGGTCCTGTCCGCCGTGGGCATCGGGCTGTTCGTCTACGGTCTGCTGCGCACGAGTGAATGGGGCTGGTTCCTGCCCAAGGCCGGTGCACCGTCCTGGTTCGCCCTCTCACCCGTCGTCTGGTTGATGCTGGGCGGGCTTCTCCTCGTCTGGTTCTTCTTCCGCTGGGAGGCACGCCTCGTCGCACGGGGTACCGAGCCGCTCGTGGATCCGGAGTTCCTGCACAACCGGCAGCTCACCGGCGGCCTGACGATGTTCCTCTTCCAGTACCTCGTACAGATGGGCGTGTTCTTCGTCGTCCCGCTCTACCTGTCCGTCGCGCTGGGCCTGTCCGCCATCAAGACGGGCGTGCTGATCCTGCCGCTCTCCATCTCGCTGCTCGCCTCCGCGATCGGGATTCCCAAATTCCGTCCGGACGCCTCACCGCGGCGCGTGGTGAAGCTCGGGCTCTTGGCGATGCTCGCCGGCGCCCTCGTCCTGCTGGCCGCCCTGGACGCCGACTCCGGTGCGGCCGTCGTCATCGTCCCGATGCTGCTGATCGGACTGGGGATGGGGGCGCTGGCCTCCCAGCTCGGGGCGGTCACCGTCTCGGCCGTCCCGGACGAGCAGAGCGCCGAGGTCGGCGGAATCCAGAACACCGTCACGAACCTCGGCGCGTCGATCGGCACCGCCGTTGCCGGGTCGATCCTCATCACCGTACTGACCTCGTCGTTCCTCACGACCATCGAGCAGAACCCGGCTATCCCGGCCGAGGTCACGAGCCAGGCGAACGTCAAACTCGCGGGCGGTGCTCCCTTCCTGTCGGATGCCCAGCTCACCACCGCCCTCGACGAGGCCGGTGCGAATTCGGCGGTGACCCAGGCCGCACTCGAGGCGAACGCGACCGCGCGGATCGACGGCCTGCGGGCCGCCCTCGCGATCCTCGCCCTGGCCGCGCTGACGGCGCTCTTCTTCACCCAGCGCATTCCTGCGACCCAGCCCGGGGCGGCGCGTCCCGGAGCCCGGTGACCTACGCGGGAGCCGGCGGCTTTCCCCCGGGTGTCGCCGTGCTCTCGGCGTCCTCGGCGATGAAGTCCATCACGGCAAGGGCGAAGAGGAGCACGAGGGCAATGCCCAGGATGACCCAGCCGGTCGGGTGCGGCCACAGGATGAAGGCGAGGACGGCGACAGCCACCAGGATCCAGGTGATCCAGCTGCGGTGGCGACCGACGAACGAGCCGACCGGGCCGGTACGCAGGCCCGCCCGGTCGGCCGCGGCCCGGGTGGCCGCGATACCGGAATGCCACACCTCGCGGACCACCGTGGCGCGGCGTCCCGGCCCCGAGAGCCAGGCGGCGAGCGCGAGCAGTACGCCGAGGACCACGACCGCGCGGACGGTGATGCGCAGGAGGCGGATCATCGCGTCGTAGACGGCACCGGCGGCCGGCTGGGAGACGGTGTCGGGGAGCGCGTTGAGATAGACCGTCCGGAAGACCGTCAGGGCGACGCCCAAAATGAGCGCCGCGGCGGCGAAGCCGAGGGCCGACGCGATCAGGGTGCGGCGCCGGTGGGCGGAGAGCAGGACGCCCACGGCCGCGAGGATGACGGCGAGGATCGGCAGCCACAGGCCGGCGAGCTCGAGCAACCGGAAGCCCGTCTTGACCCGGCCGATGTCGTCCGACCGGAGAACCGTGAAGTCGGTGTGGATCTCGGGGATCTTGCCGGCGACGCTGAGCCCGGCGTCCACGAGCCGGGTCTTCACCTGTTCGATCACCGGAGCGAGATCGAGGGTCACCGAGTCGTTCTTGATCTGGACGGCTCCCTCGTCGTTGCCGGTCAGCGCGCGTACGAGCGAGGTGTGGATCGTACGGTTCGCGCCGGTCCAGATGGTGTCGAAGGCCTTCGACGCGACGACGTCCTGGGCCTTCTCGTGCACGAAGCTGCGGACCGCGCCCTCGAGCCCGTCACCCAGCTTCCCCAGCCCCTTCGCGAGCAGCGGCCGGTCGTCCGGGGCCACGCCCTCGAGCAGGGCGGGCAGGTCGAGGTGTTCCATGACCGCGCCCGTGACCCGGTTCGCGACGGCCGCCTGTACGTCGGGGTCGGAGGCGAGCGGGGCCACGGTGGCGACGTAGCGGTCGGTGTCGCCCACGATGTCCGCCGTCCAGGCGGCGACGATGCCCAGCGGGGCCAGGACGCAGCCGATGACGATCAGCACCGCTGACAGGAACGCGCGCACCCGGTGGTGGGGCGGCGGGCGTCTCGCGGCCTCGCTCTCCAGCGTGGCAACCCGGGCCCGCAGTGCGGCGAGTTCGCTCTGACTTTCGTCGTCCGGCATGACAGCCCTCCTAGGGGTCGTACCCCAGACAATCCCGGCCCGCTCGATCCGGCGAGTGGAGGCGACCCGTCCGGGTGAGACCCGCCGATGCGACCCGTGGCCCGCGGTGCGGCCCGGCGAGCACGGCGGTTGCGCCGTGCGGTGCGGCGCGGGGCAAGCCGTACGGGACCGCTCGACATGCGGAACGCAGTGTGCGAGCCAATACTGCTGATCGCGGGCATCGGGCCCGCCCGAAGGAGGCATCCGTGGACGACTACCCGGCACTCAGCATCTTCTGGTCCATGCTGTGGTTCTTCCTGTGGATCATGTGGCTGTTCCTGCTGTTCAAGATCATCACGGACATCTTCCGCGACCATGAGATGAGCGGCTGGGCCAAGGCGGGCTGGCTGATCTTCGTCATCCTGCTGCCCTTCCTCGGCGTGCTGGTCTACGTCATCGCCCGCGGCAAGAGCATGACCCAGCGGGACGTCAAGCAGGCCAAGGACAACGAGGCCGCCTTCCAGGACTACATCCGCCAGACGGCGGGCAGCGCTCCGGCCGGCGGCGGATCGGGCGGCGCGGACGAGCTGGCCAAGCTCGCCGAGCTGAAGGCCAAGGGCGCGCTCACCGAGGAGGAGTTCCAGCAGGCCAAGTCGAAGCTGCTGGCCTGACGGCGCAGGGTCGACAGCCGGTACGGCCCGCACGTACGCGCTCTCGCACGGACCCGGGGCCGACCGTGAGGGGGCCGGCCCCGAGGATGGCCCCGGCACCGACCTGCGGCACCCGAGTGTGCGCGCGACCCGGTCTCATCGGCGGGGGAGCGGCAGCGTCGCCTGGTGGTGCGGGCTGCGGTCCTCCATGCCGTACCGGGCGCTCAGTTTCGAGATCAGCAGGCAGTACGCGGGTGCGCACACCAGCTCGAGGACGAGCGCCTGCCACGGGGCGTCTGCGGCGGTTCCGGAATCGGCCAGCTGCCCCAGCGCGAGCGCAATGCCGTAGGACAGCACGTTGTTCGCCGTGTGGATCGCGATCACGGCCTCCAGCCCGCCCGTACGGATGACGAGCCAGCCCCACCACACCGCGGAGTAGAAGAGCAGCGCGAACCCGGACCATGCACCGAACCCGTGGGCGAGGGCGAAGAGCAGCGAGGCGACGACGATCCCCGGCCAGGGCGAACGGAGGAACCCTCCGAAGAACTGGGCGAGCCAGCCCCGGAAGACGAACTCCTCGGCCGCGGCCTGGAAGGGAACCAGCACCAGGAACACTGCGCAGCCGAGCAGCAGCGGCAGCCATCCGGGAAATTCTCCCGCGAGGCTCTCCGGGCCGTCCTCGATCCAGCCCCAGAGCAGGAGTACGCCCATCTGAAGCGCCATCAGGGGGAACGCCACGGCAGCGCAGCGGGCGAGCCAACGCCAGCGCAGCCGGCCCAGGACGGACATCACCGTTCCGGCGGGCCGGTGGCCGCAGGCACGGACCGCCAACAGGACGACGGGAATGCCGACCGCCAGGCTCAGGAGCCCCATGGCCTCGTCCGTCAGCGGGTCGGACAGCACCCGGTCACTGCCGTCGGGGGCGAGCTTCAGGCCCAGTCCGTGGCCGATTGCGATGCAGGCCGCGGTGACGGCTATGAGGCCCACCGCCAGGAGGACCGTGACGAGGAGAACCTCGCCGAGACGCCCGAGTGCGCCCTGCCGCCCGTTCCTCGCCTGCTCGTGATACCGGGAGCCGGCCGGCGCTGCCACGAGGGCAGGGGGCTGGACGTACCCGGGATGGGGCCCGGGCCGACCCTGCGGCGGGGGCCACGGGGCTGCGCCACCGGAAGGGCCGCCGCCGTCCCACGCCTGGGCGTTCGGGTCGGCGGGCCTGAGCCGGCCATCCGGAGGGGGAGTGTCTGACACAGGTACGGCCCGCCTTCTTCCCGTTCGACTGTCTGCGCACCCATTCGATCACGCGTACGCCCCGCAGTCGGCCGACGGCCGACGGCCGCCGGACCCCGATCAGTTGATCCGCTGCCCGGCCTCCGCGCGGACCGACGTCAGCGCCTGACACGTCAGGGTGACGGCCCGGCCGGGCGGCGTGATCTCTTTCGGGGAGACCGCCACGTGTCACGCCGTCATCTTCCTGCGGCTGCCTGCCGGATCCTCGAACCGGCCGTACGTGCCGGAGGCCGCGAAGCCTGCGACGATGAGCCCCGCCACCCTGGCCGCGACGATCCCGATGGCCCTCCCGGTCCGGCTGCCGCTGCGCGGCGGCGGGAGCATGCTCATGCCCCACGGCTACGTCACCGTCTACGCGCATCCCCCTCCGGGTTGCGGGAATTCAGGCCCTACCGGCAGGTATGGGACCGTGTTCCGCCCAGGTTTGATAGGAGTTGGCGTAACCGGTGCGCCAGTACGTCTGAGCGGGAAGGGCACGATCATGCTGGAGTTTCCCAAGCCGCGAGCCCTGCTGTGCTCGTACTGCCAGGCCGGCCCGAAGGACGGGACGGCGCGGACCCTGTCGGCGGAGGCCGGAATGCTGACGGTCACCTGGCACACCGCATCGTGCCCGCACTACGCGGCGGACCGCATCCTCGCCGACAAACGCATCTGACCCGCGGGCTTCTCGGAGGATGCCGGGCGGCAATCGGGCGGGAGGTGTTGCGGGTGCTTACCGGGGATTGGGTGCGGTGGTGCGGGTGGCGTTGCGGATGATGGCTGCGGCCTCGTTCGGGTTGCGGTTCAGCCAGGCCGTGAGGTGTTCGTGGACGACCTCCTGGACGTAGGTCCCCGTCGGGGTGCTGTCCAGCCTGGTTCGGGTCGCGCCTTCGAAGCAGGGGTCGTCGATCTTGACCGACACGACTGCCGTCAGGCCCCTGCCGACGGCATCGCGGGTGAGGCCGTCGTCCGCCCCGGGCAGCAGGTGCTCCTGTCGGGCGTACGCGTTGAACGCCTTCGGCAGCGCGGTCCAGAAGCCCGCCTCGTGGGTGCCGCCCTCATGCGTGCGGATGCTGTTCGCGAAGGAGTGGACGCTCCCGCTGTCGGACGTGTCCCACTGGAGGGCGATCTCGACGGAGATCGCGCTGTCCTCGTCCGCCGCCACGAAGGCGATGACGGTGGGATGGATCGGTTCTCCCTTGCGGGAGTTGAGGTGACTCACGAGGTCCTGGGCGCCTTGCTCACAAGAGTGGCGGACCGTGCGGGTCGTGCTTCGCTCGTCGGTGAGGGAGAGGGCCAGGCCCCTGTTCAGGGAGGCCAACTCCCGGAAGCGGTACGACAGTGTGGCGAAGGAGAAATCCGTGGTCTCGAAGATGCCGGCGTCGGGCCAGAAGGTGATCACGGTGCCGGTTTCGGCCGCCTCCTCGCGCCTGGCCGGCGGGGCGACCGGGACGCCCCTCCCGTACTCCTGCGTCCAGCGCAAGCCATCGCGCCGGACCTCGACCTCGAGGCGGCTCGACAGCGCGTTGACCACGCAGATGCCCACGTCGTGAACGGTGCCGGCGCGGAACTCGGTCAGTACGGCCTCGATACCCGGA
The Streptomyces sp. NBC_01296 DNA segment above includes these coding regions:
- a CDS encoding chloride channel protein; protein product: MTLPTQPSPGPQPPPRPAEAQKLGELLRTPGYRKTLVFCGLIGIPVSLAAFWFLAGLRKLESLVWVDLPHALGHDAPPWWWPLPLLLVSGLCVGQIVTRLPGAGGHIPASGLHPGGSGAAALPGVILAAVFSLPLGATLGPEAPLIALGGGLAIALRHLTGTPETPMSTALLGAAGSAAAIATIFGNPLIGAVLLMEVVGVGGPQLFAVMLPALLSSGIGSLVFTGFGRWTGLGTGDLKLKSGTQFPRLDAGDVLWSILIAVVIACGVYLIQYGGRLTSVRVAGRPLTVTVLCALGAGVCAAAYALGTGRSPADVASSGQTTLGQLAGDPHAWGVGALIAVLLCKGAAFSLCLGSLRGGPIFPSLFLGAAAGVLCSPLPGLGIGAGLAAGMAAATVTALRLPVSSVVLVVLVLGSTEMIPVAILAAVVAFVTAELLPPGPPVPPVGRTPQPAAPAPPA
- a CDS encoding SHOCT domain-containing protein, whose protein sequence is MPGLLRGVARTAVVAGTATAVSNRVSRRQAGRWSQQEAPQAEAAPPPPPPPAPAPAAAPAADDMSTKIDQLKQLSTLKEQGVLTEEEFAEQKRRLLG
- a CDS encoding DUF6325 family protein encodes the protein MSSEVEESGGLGDIGDIDDMGPVDYVVIEFPGNRMTGKGLPMLVDLVDRGIIRIFDLIFVRKDLDGSVTAVELNDLGSEVDLSIFEGASSGLLDQSDINDAGIALEPGNSAGIIVYENTWAAPFARELRRGGAQLVAAGRIPVQALLASLEAMEVPPGDE
- a CDS encoding GAP family protein is translated as MVLDLLLIALAITVDPLPIMAFVLVVSSARGVWKGLAFILAWLACLVAVIAIVLTVTDGQPPAPRSPPGIAGVAAKLVIGLGLVFYGLHRHLLMKAGTAPTGSTTPLGRDVQGGSSEGAASRTDSSSVWAAAGLAVLVQPWGLVAAGATTVLEANTSHTSTYLALFGFCFLATASLLAAELYIVFAPEVAHDRLMRLRGWLEGHTQQAIVVICLVLGLWLTGKSIYQLTG
- a CDS encoding YhjD/YihY/BrkB family envelope integrity protein encodes the protein MPLPAVSFNLDAHEGDRNDDDLSTGPRVGIEPSVSRCADCLPGVLMTSGRSKRAVLRSEWWRTRSRRTAAKARRLQRRAETRFPVITHIAERMVSVNIFDSATRLAAQCFLTAVPLVFVVASVAPQAVREQMAASIRAVFGLNGESSDQLSAIFRSSDAELQNAVGVVGSLMVLLSATAVSRAMQRLCKRAWEIPRTGARIAVWRWLAWIAAWIGLLVVQEPVRSGFGVGLWLGVPLTFVFQTLVWWWTQHLLLGRLVGWMPLLPGALITAGAMTALSVTAGFYMPRALNRALSEYGSAGSIFVLLSWLIVLCVAIAGGITIGAVLAQEPYLARRLDSPPPSRQRAEQG
- a CDS encoding DUF2252 domain-containing protein; the protein is MAKRAAKTEDGVRRLSAAERAERGRAARSRAPRTGHGEFEPSAQRQDPVDILEGQSAGRVPELVPIRYGRMSESPFRFYRGAAAVMAADLAPTPDSGLRVQLCGDAHMLNYGLLGSPERNLLFDVNDFDETLPGPWEWDVKRLAVSLAIAGRENGFTDIERAEIVQSAGRSYREQMRRYAAMRHLDVWYARVDAEQLQTLGATELRSRGRKQLAETLAKARGRDSLQAAGKLTEVVAGERRFRSTPPLVTPLTELLPDNERSTLEEQIRDMVEQYGQTLPSDRQHLLRQFTVVDMARKVVGVGSVGTRCWIILLLGRDGDDPLILQAKEAGESVLAPYVGAGEYSMQGERVVAGQRLMQAASDIFLGWHRAKGIDGRERDFYVRQLRDWKGSIEPELMAPRGMRAFGDVCSATLARAHARSGDRIAIAAYLGSGDVFDRALVRFAETYADLNERDHRALVDAVASGRVAAESA
- a CDS encoding MFS transporter; its protein translation is MTAKAPTAGKAKDARLILLTLAAGQFLMALDSSVMNVSIATVAEDIGTTVAGMQGAITAYTLVMAMFMISGGKVGALIGRRRAFTIGCVIYGCGSFTTSIAPNLAILMLGWSFLEGVGAALILPAIVALVASNFAVERRPAAYGLVAAAAAIAIGLGPLIGGVATTFFSWRWVFAGEVVVVLVILVLARRAADAPPEHKPRIDLVGAVLSAVGIGLFVYGLLRTSEWGWFLPKAGAPSWFALSPVVWLMLGGLLLVWFFFRWEARLVARGTEPLVDPEFLHNRQLTGGLTMFLFQYLVQMGVFFVVPLYLSVALGLSAIKTGVLILPLSISLLASAIGIPKFRPDASPRRVVKLGLLAMLAGALVLLAALDADSGAAVVIVPMLLIGLGMGALASQLGAVTVSAVPDEQSAEVGGIQNTVTNLGASIGTAVAGSILITVLTSSFLTTIEQNPAIPAEVTSQANVKLAGGAPFLSDAQLTTALDEAGANSAVTQAALEANATARIDGLRAALAILALAALTALFFTQRIPATQPGAARPGAR